The Salarias fasciatus chromosome 11, fSalaFa1.1, whole genome shotgun sequence genomic interval ACTGGTGTTGCGTTCAAGTTGACTCGGGTACACGATGGCAGCTAACAATGAGCACACTGCGCTGTGACAGTTTTCCTAACTGTAAATACTGTCGGGTGTAGGCTGTGTCAGGAAAAGCTGCTTTACAACAGCAGTACAGGGTTCACGAGAGACCAGCCGCCAcagaaacaccccaacaagctggagggagagacgctagCATCGATGGTAACGCTAGCTAGCTCGCgagcgagctaccgctagcgGTTCACAACCCAGCATTAGgcattttatttacaacaaatcaaagaaatactTAACAGATAAAGGTTCTTTTAGAAGACAGGTAAGGGTGAGAGTAAAGTTACCTTTACTAGTTTCGTTCACATCCGGTGACCTTCCTCAGGAGGCACGTCATGATGGGAAGTGACGTGTCATATAGATTGCTGtctcttcttctgatgtttttcaGACAGTAGGGGGAAATTACACCCCCTACTGTCTGAGGCCTTCTCCAGGACTGCGTCCCACGTGCGAGACAAGGTGTACGCCCCCTCATCACGGTTCATGCTCCTTGGACCTCACTTGCGGATCTCGATGGCCTCTCTGATCCAGCGTTGGTACTTAGCGCTTTCAGCACGGATGACCCTGGCATTATTCCAGTCCATGATGTGGTTTTGTCTCTTGCAGTGGTCTGATATGGCAGATTTCAAATTCTTCTGTTGTGCTTGTTCCTTTATTGCTTTTGTTAGTCTGTTGGCTGTCTCCTTCTCACACTCCTTCTGGTGTTCCTTTTTCCATGTTCCAGATGGTCTCCCCATCTCCCCGATGTATGTGTCGTTGCATGATAGGCATGGTATTTCATATATTATTcatataaccattcggatttaatTGACGTGCTAATACAcaatcccctggaccactggaaggagtattttgtccactttcgtagtccggctctgattgacttccagctaagcttcgagctaagctactacgatgctaacagctgaaccagccactggaccagagacacaaataaggtatttatgagcttgtctaactttgtcaatgatagggaaagggcgtgggtccctaatcttctgaatattcatttaaaaggggcatttacagtaggagggagtgcagtgttgtcagtggggcacaaatttatataaggcaaccaattttactttgacggttccatcagccctgacccggaagagatGGCGAGTAGTTGCTCGTATggccaccgttccatctactggtggtaataaaaagaactccgcttaaataaataataatattttggttgctctatttgcagtcattgtaaaagtaacaatcgtagcgtttcatttgtaacgctagtttaactaccaatctagaaggagtagtgccgttacactactcgttccgatcaaaagtaatttaactacttgtaacgttcgttacttgtcgttacatacccaactctgcctattggtaatattttttttcaattttctatTTATATCATAATGGCTGAGTCACAACGCTGCTGTCTGCATTTTGTTATGTTTAGATTATTTGTAAGGATATTTTGCTCTTATCTGGTTTTAAATAATGCTGTGCTTATACCTAAAGATTTTCACAGCCACAGACTAAGAACTGAAAGGGTAGCATGAGGTCCCTGTTAGTCTCATCCCACTCCTAGTCATTACATACCTTCTGTTGTGGTTTGACACtataatgaataaatactgaTTGCTTGATTGCTATAGGTGTCATTTTTTGTCCTTGAGTTCATAGTtatgtgcttttatttgttATCTGTTGTCAAGGAATATGACTCTCTTAGTATGCATGAGAGGAGATTTTGCAAGAATTGCGGACTTGTGTGTAGCGTCTGCTAATATTGTAGTGGGCTGGTCTGGACAGAAAATGCCAGGGCCGAATCTTTGTCCCAGTCCACCCCTGATGGGGTTTAAGTCTGGAGACTGTGCTGGCCACTCCATCTTTTCAAGTTtaccagcttcttcttttttcgcAAGATAGTTCTGGCATAGCTTGGATTTATGTTTTGGGTCATTATCTTGCTGTAAGATGAACCCCTGACCAACTAGACACATACCAGAGGGTATTGCATTCAGAGtgcctctcactctgaacaAGTCACCAACTCTGGATCCAACAAAACAaccccagaccatcacacttcctccgCCACATTTGACAAttgaagccacacactgtggaagcatCCTTTCACCTACTCTACGCCGTACAAAGATCCTGCGTGATGAACCGAAGAATTCAAATTTTGATTCATCAGTCCATAAtacctttttccagtcttcagtaGTCCAATGGCAGTGTTTCTTGGCCCAGGCAAGCCTCTTTGTCTTATTCTGACGTCTTAGCAATGGTTTTCTTGCTGCAACTCGTCCAGTCAGACCCGCAGCTCcaagtcttctcttcacagttgAAACAGAGACTTGCTTACTACGACCACTATTAAGCTGTGCTTGAAGCTGTTGTCCTGTGAGCCGCCTATCACACAAGCTGTTGACtctcagaaacttgtcctctgatTCAGTTGTGGCTTTGGGTCTGCCAGATCTCTTCCTGTCAAAGTTTGCCCCAGTTTCTGACACCCTTTTGATGGTGAAGGAAACTGTACTCACTGACACCTTGACTTTCTTTGCAATTTCTCTGTAGGAAAGACctacatttttcagtgttatgatggtctgtctctgttccactgttaattgcctttttctttccatttctgtTGCAACACACTACTTTCTGCAGTACAATATTGTTCAACTGATGCTCACGAGGGTATGGTACCACATTGTgttcaaacactgcttttatgctgacagaggggctgttcttccgccctgcttcgtctccttcctgcagcacccctacctctccccctcccctcacatataaacacagcagagcagcggtagaggcacggctcctagctagcgtggctcccagttagcgagcgtcacgagtgaactaaacatgttaGCGGTGGCCGATAACGACAGCAAGACAGTCCcgtaacccgaaaaaagtgtgtttagcaacactgactgcatgtcgatgcaagccgggtagtagtggggcctcattaggtaggttccagacgtgtcattgtaatgtgtccggggggtttcaagttgtgtcgctgatatctgccgtcttctccgccggcccccttcttgCAACTAActggtgagtactcggaaaagggccccatgtgggggattttcgacacgttgtcgttgcagtgTCTAgcgtagcgccttaaatttgtcattgaaattggcGATGTCAGCTGTCcctcgggacccccttcagctcggggccctagccagaaGCAGCgtctctggctggagagaagcagctcattcctcctcggatttaaacaaacaaacaaacagacaaaaatcctaggcagtgtggtggtgggacaggatttcaccccaacagggcccgtgggttttcataacccacgaaccctacgtaaattacgcctctgctgtggatcctctgttactcagttcatcagattttaattagttgagtgcagctacacttttggtatgcagctgtacagttactgttctcatattgtttcaactcctaatttgacaggtattctgaatgtaattcatctgggaatagagagaaaacaaactaaaataaaattaaagatgaatctgaatgtttgtaccattattagttaaatttttgctgatatcgtgataatatctttatcgtgatattttttgcccatgataatcgtgatgAGAAAATTTgttatcgtgacagccctaatataccAGAACCAGAAgcgagatatatatatatatatatatctcgcTTCTGGTTCtatcagtttttgtgttggttgtcagctctgttttggtgttgtctagattggggtttgggattgttcttggttgcgtgtggtgtgtcaacaacactgttttgtattgtgaatttgtatatgttgttctccctctctttatctttctctctttctgtcccttgctctctgagtgtttccgtcccggtcctgtccagcagccatgccggatgccagttttaaataaaggcagcagcaggaggagattcagtctcatcctgctgctaacattaaaatctgttcgaatagtaaaaggctacaatcatacaatattgcacgccccagctgccgaacaggacaagcgaaaaaaaaaaacaaaaacaaaaaaagaaactgaagccAGAAGTCGCATAGAgcaaaccggaagtgacgcggCAAAACCGGAAGTACAATTATTTCTCCGTATTTTCATACAACATgcataaataatgatgaaattCACACATAGAACATCTCTGAATGAGTATTTACacttttaacaatttttttttaacatttttaaacatatttactagaagtgtaacggtatttgtatttgtcccgtaccgtcacggaacgggggtcacggttcggcacacacaatcacacggcgaatacaccagtgagtaaaaaaaaaaaaattccaaccttagatggcggtaatgagcctaaaagctgccagcaaccaccattatcacagaagaagaagaagtacaacaagcaggtccaaacatgaacaaatgaagaagaaagtacaagcggaatgagagctgcagcgtgtggcggagcggattaaacgggagagtatttgttccgcgtgcgttccctcatacggagtgacgtgtgacgtgccagtaaacgggaagcagcacagtcaaaaaaccagcagagaacgccacggtgggggaaaaacactttttaataaaaaaccccgacataaaaaacattggagaggcgagatggaaccaaatcgcgcaacagcgagttgtataaagagctccatagtagaatacgagcgatcgcccgctggtgttatggattaactggttcccgtgttaacgaatgacagcggaggtctgtgtaaacacatgctgattacagcagttgttaaagtaagactcacaaaagactttaaacgtacacactcactgtaactgtcaaTAGCCGAGGTTCGCTAGAACGGCTAGATGTTCCAGTCATTATTgatcacaagttaacacgggcaccagttaattcgaaacatcggcatgcggcgcagagctcacactgagacgtgctgctccgcacggcggtgctgcggtcagggaagcagccgctccttcagcagcgtatcatggagattttgggacattatttgagcagatatcagcagataaaaactctctgcttggcgctgaggactgctgctgcagagaggaagacctgcaagttccttgtgagactttgtgcgcatgtcacagggtccttgtaaacgaggattcatcgtggatcgctttgtatgctgtacatgaatacactcgcgtttaatactattatTTACAAtgggattgaaaaaaaaccatgtaaactgggccaataatgtgtcgcatgggaaagcttgggaaaaatgttctggtacatttgtgagcttttttttactttttccccactgtaccgaaaaacgtaccgaaccgtgacccttacaccgaggtacgtaccgtaccgtggcttttgtgtaccgttacaccctaATATTTAccattttttaatcacatgaacTTATTATAGAAAACAATTGCCTTCAGGGCAACACACTGTGGTccactccattcccaaatagctcATTATTTGACGTTATTAACGAATAAATAGCAGTTTATTCCGATTAATattaattgatgttgggttaaattacctggtgcttcactttaaacagtttattacacagtaattgattattggtgatccactgttaatgaTCTGCAATTACTAAAGTTACCCAGCCCTTAAGATCACCCTTGTCTTTCCTTACTAACTATCcagtacttccactgcaacaaGCGCTTTACCTGTAACTACACTGTAATAAGTGATATTGTCCATAAGTTGTTCTAACTTTTCTGTGTCAGTTATTTCTACTTTCCATAATGAGTTATTGTATATCAACTTGATAAAATGACTTATTGGTAATCTAACTCAAGATTGTATGTCAATTTAATGAGGTGGAAATTTCAATATGCCAACATAACTTGTCCGTATgagttgtaaaataaaaaccgGATTATAAGAACCAGAAGGTGGAGGTAGTGCAACTGTAGGGACGCAAGCTAACTTTTAccccaaagaagaagaagaaggcgaCACTGCGGGGGACTACTGTCTGTCAACACCAGAGTGGAGTGATTCCTAATATGCTTACAACGGACTGacagactttattttttttttgcgcagGTCATTTGCATCCCACCAAATTTATGCTGCTTTACATGGTAGGGCTACAGCATGCGGAAATATAAGATCTTTGCGGAAAGTTACCGGAACGGTTTGGGCTCCGTAGCCGAACCGCAGCCGGACCGTGGCCGGTGTGAGCCACAGCATTGATTATAATGagtacggattagctgcggtgtccgtcCCGCAGTCGGTGTTCTGTCAAAATGTGCTTGCCCATCGAGATGTGCCTCCATTACATAATCCTCGTCAAGAGTGCATGCATTACATAACCCTTGCACTACTGCGCATGTGCACATGAAGGACTGCAGAGTTAAATCTCCCAGCCATCGATTTGAGCCTCCCCGCCTCACATGAGTACCCTTTTCTCCAATAAATACAGCTGAATTTAGTGTTTTTTGTTGGTTAATAAAGACTGATTATAGGCGCtatccgcgattttaatttaaccacgatgagaaaaatgctttagacatcatgtactagcaagtccatgctacatttctgtgaagaaaaaaaaatcacacattgatcagtatgttttggatatctggccctgcaaagcgctgcctgaggatttagtGTGACgacctctctcctccagtcgcagcgcagcagcagtgggggcggggcggagcgagGCCGTCTTCAGCGCGTGCACAACACCGGTAAACAGACCAGTatggaagccgaaggagcaacaagttactttctgcattgaacatgtagtgacaaggtaaaatatggtttacctgagacgaagtggccatttattttgaacaaaaaaagagtcaaagtggcttctgctgtttcctccggaggattgtgcacgcgtatGGGATGTGCctgtagcgtcgtgcacgctgagtgggagcagagcggagggggagtgggagggttttctcaatgtgaggaaccagtcagagagctcaggggcggagccaacatttcaaactgaagtcagggctcaaaattgtgcagaatcatGGATAGCTCCTTTAAATATATAATATCACAATAATGTTCTTGAAGAAAATGCTAGAAATCTACTTATATCATTAAGAAGTTTGACACGTGCGTTAGCCTAGTGCTGCGCCGTGACGTTAAGCTAGCGTTAAGCACCGTACCATGCACCTAACACAGTAATTTACCAAtgcacacactaaaaaatgttgggttacTTTGTTAACCCAATCGCTGAGTTATGAAATCGGTAACCCAATTTGGGCTATGATGATGCATTTGGAGTTATGTATTGCAACTCATGTGTTGGGTTAcagtccatcagacccaacatagatttttaaactcagcacatgggttgttttgaccactgttaGGTTGTCAACGGGTCCAAAGAAATTccaaataaatactttaaacattgtttGCAAGTGTGTCATTGCATATTGTATTATTTGCACGACCAAGTAtagattgaattttaaaaaagtttgaaaattagCTGTTTAGCATGTATATGATACAAATTTCTATAAGATTCAGCATGGCCACACAGTgttgcagtggttagcgctcttgcctcacagtaagaaggtcctgggttcaagtaccggCCGGgactcagggcctttctgtgtggagttcgCATGTTcttcatatgtgtgtgtgggttccctccagGAACTGAAGTTTCCTCCCCcagaccaaaaacatgcatgtcaggttaattggtcaccctaaatcgcccctaggtgtgagtggttgtttgtctatatatgtcagacTGATGACCTGTCTGAGGTGTCCCCCATCCTTgcctgaagcagctggaatTGGCACCTGCAACCCTGAAAAGGAGAAGCagcatagaaaatggatggatgaatcaacACTTTTTGGAACATTGTGTAGTTGAATTAATACAGAATTGTAGTTAATTTTACCCAGAATTTGGGCACATTCAACCAGTGtatatggtaaaattgacccagggctgaaattaatttgatgcaacatttgGGTTAAATATGAGAACAATATTCAATCCAATCATATGGTAGAATCGACCCGGGGCTGAAATTTatttgacccaatgattggatAAAATCTctgaacccatctgttgggttaaaaagaccaacccattttgttgggtaaaaataactactgttgggcaggtccaatattgattaactgttgggttaaaaaataaaccagtttgttgttttttaccattcattttttagGGTGCAGAGACGGGGTATTATGTAATGCAGGCACATTTCAACGGGGGGGCACATTTAGACAGAACACTGGAACGCATCCAGTGTGAACCCGGCGTAAGACAcgtcaaactacactgtaagacagCAGCACTTTCAGACACAACTACTCAGGTTCCGCGAAATAACAtgtacatgtccgacagttaccttcaaAGTTGAGGAACTAAGGGAAGCTACTCTGTAACACACGGGCCGTTTTATAAAGTGCTACCATATTTGTTAAAAAGATAGTTGATGGTGAAAGGTAgcttacataaaaaaaaaacaaaaacaaaacccttgTCTACTGTGCTTCCgtattttaatcaatattttaatacattGGCTAAACAGCTGATTTTGGTttacatcaaatcaaatcaaatcaatctttattcataaaatgctttttatattaaaaacacaactcaaaGTGTATTACAATatcaaaataattaaacaaaaatggTTGTACTGTACATGAGGCAGTTCTAGAGCAAACAATCTATGATTATTACAGAGTCAAATTGTTCCCAAATAGGGTGAATGCACAAAGATTCTCAAAATTATTATGGGATGGGGAAAGAAAAGTCAAAAGTACATCCTCAAATTAGCAGGAAAACAACATAATTTGCCGACATAAACAatttctcctcagtggaaaccCAAAACAACTGAACCACAGCAAGGCTTTCCCAGACATTGTCACATGTCCGTCACAGTTTCAGTGACAGACGGAGGATTTCGGTTCCACCAGCACTTTGTCTGTGATCACGAACTGCAGCGCCTTCCAGTTCAGCACGTTCCCTGGAGTGAAGTTGAGCTCGTCGACGTAGCTCTGAATCTCACAGGAGGAGAGGACGTAGTCCCACATGTGGACGTCCGACATCATCCCGACGAAAGCCTGATCGCTGTCGAATCCTCCACCGTGAGCATCCTGCTCCTGTGGGGGGAACGTAgagcaacagagaaaaacatctcTACAATTTAAAACTTTCACACCTTACACCTCAATAACCAATCCAAATTGTGTGTATTCAGAAACCAGTGATGGACTATTGATCATGATGTTCAGTAATGAAACCATACCTGTCCAAGAATGATAATCGTGCTTCCAGTTATAGCTGTGTCGACGAAGACAAATTTGGAAATTGTCGGCCTTCCATTAAACCACAGCTGCACCAGTCCAGTCGCCGAGTCCCAGGTGGTGCAGATGGAATGCCACATGTTGGCTTTGTAGTCCAGTCCGATGAACTCTGACTTCTGATTCATGATGTGAGCCTCCATCTCCTTATTGGTTTCAT includes:
- the LOC115396707 gene encoding serum amyloid P-component-like, which gives rise to MKLLIVLAMLAARAASVQDLSGKMFTFPVQNDRARVRLITPKQEFRAVTVCHRSFTDIKRNHGLFSLSTSGSSNSFLIFWDETNKEMEAHIMNQKSEFIGLDYKANMWHSICTTWDSATGLVQLWFNGRPTISKFVFVDTAITGSTIIILGQEQDAHGGGFDSDQAFVGMMSDVHMWDYVLSSCEIQSYVDELNFTPGNVLNWKALQFVITDKVLVEPKSSVCH